In Trifolium pratense cultivar HEN17-A07 linkage group LG7, ARS_RC_1.1, whole genome shotgun sequence, a genomic segment contains:
- the LOC123896259 gene encoding replication factor A protein 1-like gives MANHIDMISTINDVPRTRIHCSVKKTLIYLFQKQLSEGVVYTLTTFDVVRSTGEYRPTSHVYKLDATYNTKFTRSDSIVFPEIVYTFTPPADVFKNDFNRDFLIDVVGVLASVGKEREYVKNGKRTKVITIALNNNGYSYLLTLFGHYVDELNSFLASGETMNAVDALLFAKSKIFQGKPVLQNSINASRLMFNPEIAENDSLKNMVTTIADSPDNGIGKLQDLETIRFEDEMLVLTPRSTIDGLSGSKKGSAFVVLGTVTDIVRHGGWWYTAHHCHKKVYPADGMYYCGKCVKHVVDVTPRYLLKLEVTDETGATTFVLFDQDAMVLLNKACADLIQSLNHDPNEDTLPTLSCSKTLALSIILKSGEFLLLLWTLFRRSMSISCHKF, from the exons ATGGCAAACCACATTGATATGATTTCAACTATCAATGATGTTCCCC GAACTAGGATTCATTGCAGTGTGAAGAAAACACTAATTTACCTGTTTCAGAAACAGCTATCTGAAGGTGTCGTGTACACCCTTACCACGTTTGATGTGGTCAGAAGCACTGGCGAATACCGTCCTACAAGTCATGTTTATAAGTTGGATGCAACTTATAATACTAAATTCACAAGATCTGATAGCATTGTTTTTCCAGAGATAGTCTACACTTTCACACCACCTGCTGAtgttttcaaaaatgattttaataGAGATTTCTTGATTG ATGTTGTGGGAGTGCTGGCTTCTGTGGGTAAGGAAAGGGAGTATGTCAAAAATGGTAAACGGACCAAGGTCATCACCATAGCGTTGAACAATAATGG GTACTCTTATCTCTTAACATTGTTTGGTCACTATGTTGATGAACTTAACTCTTTCCTTGCATCCGGTGAGACAATGAATGCTGTTGATGCACTTTTGTTTGCAAAATCTAAGATCTTCCAAG GCAAACCAGTCCTACAGAATTCTATAAATGCTTCGAGGCTTATGTTTAACCCTGAAATTGCTGAAAATGATTCTCTGAAAAATATGGTGACCACTATTGCTGACTCGCCAGACAATGGTATAGGTAAGCTCCAAGACTTGGAGACAATTAGGTTTGAAGATGAAATGTTGGTTTTGACGCCGCGGTCTACCATTGATGGTTTGTCTGGGAGTAAGAAG GGCTCCGCGTTTGTTGTTCTGGGCACAGTTACAGATATTGTTCGACATGGTGGATGGTGGTACACTGCACACCATTGCCACAAAAAGGTGTATCCAGCTGATGGCATGTACTACTGTGGCAAATGCGTCAAGCATGTTGTTGATGTCACTCCTAG ATATCTGCTGAAGTTAGAGGTCACAGATGAGACGGGCGCTACCACCTTTGTCCTGTTTGACCAGGATGCAATGGTGTTGCTTAACAAAGCTTGTGCTGATCTCATTCAATCCCTCAATCAT GATCCAAATGAAGACACTTTGCCTACCCTCAGCTGCAGCAAAACATTAGCACTAAGCATTATTTTGAAGAGCGGGGAATTCTTGCTCCTACTTTGGACTCTGTTCAGGAGGTCAATGAGTATATCATGTCACAAATTCTAG